The following proteins are co-located in the Apium graveolens cultivar Ventura chromosome 5, ASM990537v1, whole genome shotgun sequence genome:
- the LOC141660306 gene encoding uncharacterized protein LOC141660306 — translation MDRSWLKADRRTKEFKKGVDDLLMFAFENGYNEDKISCPYLKCAHNKSWKARIVKNHLFQYGIDETYTRWIWHGEPNPVESDSSGSVNQAYTGMGEADEDDDDFSSDSSDFINHVEAEHEPLYPGCENYSKMKALVKLFNLKVKHGMGYEKIHACPNNCLLYRGQIDEDETTCRICKASRWKLNKKGEEQEGVPTKVLWYFLLIPRIRNLFNTPQIAKDMTWHETEREQDGKLRHPADSQTWKNVDQEWPDFASESKNLRLALSSDGFNPFHGNRTEYSSWPVLLSGVAPIPLTGEQVLGRVHHLRDHVFGKTQRQPRWKKGEARPVWKKVSIFFQLEYWKFLPVRHVLDVMHIEKNICESLLGTLLNIPGKTKDRESVCIDMAGMGIRTGLRPKTPGKKEKNLVNMEKLRLVGMKSHDCHTILHHLLPISIREHMASLMERYPQHENDQVWLKNKQNDQFPEWFKKKIETELLHDHNGITDEIRWIAEGPNKNVPTFSGYRINGVSYSTKDRDDNRQVQCNGVSVVADTLMLVEKDNTVEHTAQTYYGVITSIWELDYNKFRVPIFHCNWVDINKGVKVDDLGFILVNLNKLGFVNDHFVLGKHVKQVCYIDDPLEKFWSVVLKLPEKNFHDHSDEENDGSVEIELENELQTPRFPNVDEHDDENASYMREEEEWIQLP, via the exons ATGGATAGATCATGGTTAAAAGCTGATAGAAGAACAAAAGAGTTTAAGAAAGGAGTGGACGATTTACTGATGTTTGCATTTGAGAACGGGTATAACGAAGACAAAATAAGTTGTCCCTACTTAAAGTGCGCACACAACAAATCTTGGAAAGCTCGGATTGTTAAAAATCATCTTTTCCAATATGGCATTGATGAAACTTATACACGCTGGATATGGCACGGGGAGCCAAATCCGGTAGAAAGTGACTCTTCTGGATCTGTTAACCAAGCGTACACAGGAATGGGTGAAGCTGACgaagatgatgatgatttctcttCAGATTCTTCAGATTTCATCAATCACGTGGAAGCTGAGCATGAACCTCTTTATCCGGGTTGTGAGAATTACAGTAAGATGAAAGCTTTGGTTAAGTTATTCAACTTGAAGGTGAAGCATG GAATGGGGTATGAGAAGATACACGCATGCCCGAATAATTGTCTCTTATATCGTGGGCAGATAGATGAAGATGAGACAACTTGTCGTATATGTAAGGCCTCTAGATGGAAATTGAATAAGAAAGGAGAAGAACAGGAAGGAGTCCCTACAAAGGTTTTATGGTATTTTCTGTTGATACCAAGAATAAGAAATTTGTTCAACACACCTCAGATTGCAAAGGACATGACGTGGCACGAGACGGAGCGAGAACAGGATGGTAAACTGAGGCATCCGGCTGACTCGCAAACATGGAAAAATGTCGATCAAGAGTGGCCTGATTTTGCATCAGAGAGTAAGAACCTTCGGTTGGCTTTATCCTCCGATGGTTTCAATCCTTTTCATGGCAACCGTACTGAATATTCAAGTTGGCCTGTTTTGCTATCG GGTGTTGCTCCAATTCCGTTAACTGGTGAGCAAGTTCTTGGAAGAGTACATCATCTAAGGGACCATGTCTTTGGTAAGACACAGCGCCAACCTCGATGGAAGAAAGGTGAAGCTCGACCAGTTTGGAAGAAGGTATCTATATTCTTCCAACTTGAGTATTGGAAGTTTTTGCCGGTGAGGCATGTTCTCGATGTGATGCACatcgagaaaaatatatgtgaatCTTTGCTCGGAACTTTGCTAAATATTCCCGGAAAGACAAAAGATAGGGAGTCTGTTTGTATTGATATGGCTGGCATGGGAATAAGAACGGGGCTGAGGCCAAAAACTCCCGGAAAGAAAGAGAAG AATCTTGTTAATATGGAAAAACTTCGGCTTGTTGGAATGAAATCTCATGATTGCCACacaatattgcatcatttgcttcCAATTTCGATTCG TGAACATATGGCATCTTTGATGGAAAGATACCCGCAGCATGAAAATGACCAAGTATGGCTAAAAAACAAGCAAAATGATCAATTCCCCGAATGGTTCAAGAAAAAG ATTGAAACAGAATTGCTCCATGATCATAATGGCATAACTGATGAGATAAGGTGGATTGCAGAAGGGCCTAACAAGAATGTTCCTACATTCAGCGGTTATAGAATCAACGGTGTTAGTTATAGCACCAAGGATCGCGATGATAATCGACAAGTCCAGTGTAATGGTGTTTCTGTTGTTGCTGATACATTGATGCTTGTTGAAAAAGATAACACTGTTGAACATACTGCACAGACCTATTACGGAGTTATAACAAGTATATGGGAGTTAGACTATAATAAATTCAGGGTCCCTATATTTCATTGTAATTGGGTAGATATTAACAAAGGGGTAAAGGTCGATGACTTGGGATTTATATTGGTTAATTTGAACAAATTAGGATTTGTAAATGATCATTTCGTGCTAGGAAAACATGTTAAGCAAGTTTGCTACATTGATGATCCTCTTGAGAAATTCTGGTCTGTGGTGTTAAAGCTACCAGAAAAGAACTTTCATGACCACTCTGATGAGGAAAATGATGGCTCTGTAGAAATAGAACTTGAGAATGAGCTACAAACGCCCCGGTTCCCAAATGTTGATGAACATGATGATGAAAATGCTAGTTATATGCGAGAGGAAGAAGAATGGATTCAGCTTCCATGA